The DNA segment CTGAGGGGCTGTGCCGCGCGTGCGCGGGCTGAGCTTGGCGCATTGAAAGGGCGGCTGTGATTGGGCAGGGCGGAGAAAGGCGGGCCGGGATTGGCGGGTGTGGCGCTGTTCGGGAGCGTGAGGGCTCAGTCGggcggagccggggctgcgggctgGGTCTGCGGTCCCGCTCCCAGACCCCCGTCCCGTTCTCCGACCCGCTCTCGTGCCCGGGTCCCAGCTAAAACGCCCCGCAGCGCCCCTACCGGCACTCGGGGCGGGGAGGGGCCTAGCCGGCAGCCCGCCCGGCTGTGGTTCCAGCAGTGGTTCCGGGTCGCAAAGGCGGATTCTGCGGTAGCGGCGCGGATCAGGGAGCGGCGGTGACATGGTGGGGAGAGGGGtcggcggcggggagcggggagggcGTGCAGAGCCCGCGGCGGGCTCTGACCGCCTCTTCTCCCGCAGCGGTTCCGCTTCTGCGGGGACTTGGACTGCCCCGACTGGGTGCTGGCCGAGATCAGCACCCTGGCCAAAATAGTTAAGTGGCCGCGCCCCCCGCGTCCCCCTGCCCGCCCCCCGCCGGCTGCGGGCCCGCTGCTCACCCCCTTCTGCCCCGCAGTCCTCGGTGAAGCTGAAGCTGATCTGCGCCCAGGTGCTGCGGGACCTGCTGGGGGAGGCCATCGAGGTGAGTGTGGGGCTACCGCAGTGGGGGCCAAGTGTTTTAGCACTACAACGGCATAATCAACAGCATTAATCAATCTCGTGTTTTTCATGCAAGCCTCAGCGTTAATAACGCTACCAGCCTCTACTAGTAGAAATAAAGTGTATAGTAAGTGTTACCGGTATAAATATTTAGGTAAGAATTGTTAGTGTTAACAGTGGCAGTGAGTGTGTTAGCTGGTGTTTACCGTGACTCTTATGCTCTGCTCCCCCACAGTATGACAAGATCCTGAAGCTGACCTCAGATGCAAAGTTAGGTGAGCACTGCTGTCCTTACCCCGATCCCCCGATGGAGCTGTGTGCTCCAGGGGTGGGCAGCAATGCATCTGGGGCTGCCTTCCCGAGGTGACAGAGCTCACCCTCCCTCCCGTCTGCAGAGTCAGGGGATGTGAAGGCGACCATCGCTGTCCTCAGCTTCATCCTCTCCAGTGCAGCCAAGCACAATGTAGACAGTGAGTCTCTGTCcagtgagctgcagcagctgggactgcCCAAAGGTAAGGGAAACCTCGGGGTGGCACTGTGAGCCTGATGTTGCTGACAGTTCAGACCCAGCTGGAGGCCAGGCTGGCTACCGTGCTGTcctccatcacctcccttcTGTGCCACCAGTCCCTGGGAGCTCCTCAGTGCCTCGGTGGGgtttggcagctgcagggctggtgtgaGCAGGGGGGTTCTTCTCCTGTCTCCCCTCCGAGCAGAGCATGCCAGCGGGTTGTGCCGTTCCTACGAGGAGAAGCAGAGCCCCCTCCAGGACAGGCTCCGGGCCTGCAGCCTGCGATGTGAGTGGGGTGTTGGGTCTCAGCAGGGCGTGGGGGTCAGTCACCGTGCTGGAGCCGGGCTGCTGACCCCATCCCACTGCCCGCCGCAGTGAGCCAGCTGGGCTCCGTGCGCTGGCGGGTGGATTACACCCTCAGCTCCAGCGAGCTGCAGGAGGTCAACGAGCCCGTGGTGCACCTGACCTTCAACGTGCGGGACAGAGAGGGTGACAAGATGACAGCCGTCCCTGTGACGCTCTCTGCCAACAAgttctgggtgctgctggcaggtgagGTGCCAGGAGAGGGGTGGCAGTGGGACCTCCATGAGGGATTCTGCAGGGGAAgatgctgggaagggaatgctGGAAGGGATGCTGCAAtatcagcagctccctgcatcTCGgtcctctccctgcagagctgaagcaGGCCCAGACCCTGATGAACACCCTTCTCTGAGGAGCCAGAAAAGGGCCACGGTGGGAGGCTGCGACACTGGCTGGGGGTCTAGACTGGTGCTGCTGGTTGGGAGGAGGACATTTCCCTTCTCACCAGGTTGCTGGGGTTGTCGTGGCAGCTCCAATAAAGTCGTGGTGACAAAGCTGAGCCGTGTCCCCGCGTTGTGCAACGTCTCCCCGTGGCAGGACGGCCTCGTGAAGTTTTTCCTATACCTCCAGCATTGCCTTCCATGTCATAGGTAGTTAATTCATAACTAATATCCAGCACAGATGGGCCATGGGAGCCTGGTGTCCTACACAGCCCAGTCCTGTGTCTTTGATCTCTCATAAGGCAGTGTGGTAACAACTCCCCCTCATGCAGCAGCAGACCACCTCACATCTGTCCTATTTATTTTCCTACCAGAAGTCACACCAAAAACTCTTCACCCAGAGATACTCATGCTGCTGTTGCATCATATGGAGTCTTGTCCACCCACTGCCACTGGCCCTTCTTGTCCACAAACAGACCAATGTAGAAATATTCTCTTTGTGGAGGTTGTTTTATCTGCTTGGAGAGGAACTCCTGGCAATCAGAGAGAGTGCAATGTCCATgaagggacagagacagggaggCATCAGGAGTCCctgtgggctggggctggtgctgcagaggtgaaGACAGGACgttccccctcccctgcaggacaaggagggGCTCTGAGCCCCCTGCAGGGCCCAGCACTGTGTCTCTGCCTGCTGGGTTCCTCTCTCAGCCCTGTGCACccacctgctctgccttgctgttGATCACCACCAGCTGggagcccatcccagtgcagttCTGCTCACTCTCAGCCCAGTTCATCCTATCAAGGGCCAGGAAATAGCAGCTTCTCTGAAACCTCCTCCAACCCTCTGGGCAGCACGTCCAGCCTCGgtctgtgcagggagaggacAGAGAGATGAAGGCTACTAATAAAAGATGGTGATTCCAAAGATCCCAATTTTTCAGGGACAGTGCTCATATCCTCCTTAATGACTTTTCCTGACAGAAAGTGCTTGAAAAAACAGGGATAGTACAGACATTTCTTTCCATTGCTTTGGGGTATGACCGGTGAGCTTTGTGTACCTAGAGCCGTAGTAATCCTTGTAAGGGGGTCTCAGGTCTCGACAAAGTTCTTCAGGTGATGTGGTTCGActtgtcctggcacagcctccttgAGGCCTTTAGCCCCAGGGAAGAGGGGACATCGTGAGCACTGACCTGTGCCTTGTGGCACCGCTGAGTAGCCCTTCCACTccaagggctgctgctgcaggctctgggctggtccctgctgtgcccgAAGGGAACCGCTGCAAAGGGAGAGGGCACCGACTTCAGGGATCGCCGCGCGGCCAATGGGGGCGCGTTGTGCCGGCCGCGCAGCCAATGGGAGCGCTCATCGCCGGCCGCGGAGTCAATGGGGGCGCGCACCGCCCGCCTCGCAGCCAATGGGGGCGCGCACCGCCCGCCTCGCAGCCAATGGAGGCGCGCACCCGCCGCTGGGCAGCCAATGGGGGCGGGCCGTGCCAGCCGGCGGTGGCGGCGGGTTCGGGCTGCGCTGCGCGGTCGCGGCCATGCCCGAGTGCCCGGAGCTGCACCTGGCCGGGCGCTTCATCAACGGGGCGTGCGGAGCGCTGGTGTTCGCGGGCGGCGTGGAGCGCTCGCCCGTGGGCCGCGGCCCGGAGGTGCCGTTCCGCTGCGAGGCCTACAGCATCTCGGCCATTGCCCGGGGCAAGGAGCTGCGGCTGACGCTGAGCGCGCTGGACCCCGCCGCCGGCCCTCCCCCGCAGGACCTGGTGTTCCGCTTCGGCATGTCGGGCTCGTTCCGGCTGTGCCCCGCCGCCGAGCTGCCCCGCCATGCCCACCTGCGCTTCCTCACCCGGGAGAGCCCCCCGCGCGCCCTCTGCTTCGTGGACCCCCGGCGCTTCGGCTCCTGGCGCCTGGGGGATGCCTGGCAGGCGGAACGGGGGCCCTGCGTTATCTCCGAGTACCAGGCCTTCAGGTGAGGAATGCCCCCTGCTTGGCTttggctgcttttcctgcacGGACATGTCCGGGTGACTCTTCTTGATGGCCCGTGCTCTCTTGCAGGGAGAATGTGCTGAAGAACCTGGATGACAGAGCTTTTGACAAGCCTATCTGTGAGGCCCTCTTAAACCAGAAGTATTTCAATGGAATTGGGAATTACCTGCGTGCTGAGATCCTGTACAGGTAGGGTGGGTTGAGCCCCCGCTGCCCTGCCACGGAGGTTTAGTCTCTGAGAGCTTGCTGGAGCGTGGCTAAGCCGGCTGTGCTTCCTCACCTGGTAGACACTGGAGGTGCCAGAAGTGAGGCTTCAGGCTTGTGTGTAACCCTCTCAGGTTGAAGATCCCTCCCTTTGAAAAAGCTCGGACTGTGCTGGAGGCCctgaaggagcaggagatgAGGAAGAAGGTGGGGAATACCAGGTGCTTTCACAGGCTCAGAAAGCAGTGGGATTTCAGACAGATGCCAGAAGCAGGGGTTTGGTTGCCCGTGGCCCTTTGTGATGAGCTCTGCCAGTCTTCTGCCCTAAGGAAGTCTAGaagtgattttggggtgggtgAAGAGGTAGAGGTGAGGGAAATAAACACTTTGCTTAAGAGCTCCAATGGAAGGCTGCAGTAAGGCCCAAGGCTGATCTTGTGGCCTTGGGGGAGAGGAAAGAGCTGTTTTAAATAAGGCTGAAGACAAACTCCACGAGCTGCTGGTGGTGTTTTTGTGTGTTAGCCCTCTTTCATGTCTTTGTAGCTAAGTTGGAGGCCTGATGTGTGGTGAGCTCAGGGCTGTCTGTGTGGAGAGTGTGGCAGCTCATCCTCTGGAGGGCAAGAGATGGGAAAGGAGATGGGAGTAAAGAAGctgaggaagcagaggagctggcaggtgACTTCTCTGCCCTTCTCCATGCCTGCAGGATCCTTCCCTGACACTGAGCAAGAAGGTGAAGCTGAAGCAAGAGAACCCAGatctcctggagctgtgtcacaccGTGCCCAAGGAGGTCATCACGGCAGGTGAGGGGacaaggcaggcagcagggaggatggGGATTTACACTTTCAGCACCAGCAGTTTGGGGGGGACCCTGACACGATGATCACAGCTTCTGCTCTGATTCTGtccttcccatttcccctcccaGAGCTCTTGGACCCTGAGCACACGGATAATTACGCTGCCTTCAAGGACTGGCTGCAGTGTTACTTGGTGCCTGGCATGAGCTCCCTGCGTGACCGCAACGGCAGGACCATATGGTTCCAGGTAGGAACAAACCACTTCCCCAAACAAGGAGACACCAGCCTGTTTTCTATTTGCTGAGACTTCCCTTACCCTGTGTGCCTGGGGGTCTCCCTCTCCATCAAGCTGCTGGGCATGGAGGTGACAAGGACCTCCTGTGTGGTGGGCAGCCAGCTAATGGTGAGCAGTCTGGAGCAGATGGAGGGAATGAGGGCTTTGGGTGGTCTGGCAGCCCTGATTTTCCCTCCTGGGCCCTATGTTTGGGGCCTTGTACGTACAGGGATTGATGGCACAGACCCCAAGGCACAGGGCAAGCAGAGCAAGCCCAACTCCCCTGCCTTCCCAGGGAAACGTGGCTGTTTTTCCCTCACTGCAATggctgcaggatggagaaggggcaggggttctgctgctgcctgcaggatgaCTGCACCCAGTCAATGCTCTGTCCCTTCCTTACAGGGAGAGCCTGGCCCCATGGCTCCCAAAGGTGAGTTTCCCCTTCCTGTGGGACCCACTCTTGCTCTTGGGGTGGGCTGGAGCCTGGGAAACCCTGTTCTTGCTGTGCAGCAcaagggcacaggcaggagcaaaGCCATTCTCTCTGCGGTGCTGACAGGCCTGTGACAGAAGCAGTTTGTCCCCAAGGCTTCCTACCAGCATCCAAACCTGCCTGGGTGCAGCTGCTGGTTTTTCATCCTGTACTTCCTCAGAACAGCATCCCTGCAAGCTCACTGTGCCATGGCTGGTCTCCTGGGGTGCAGGCTCTGCCTCACCCCACCTCACCTGAGCACATCCTCTCTTGCAGGGCAGAGACCCCGCAAGACACCCCGCAAGAAGAACCCCCAGGTGAAGGCAGACCCCGAGGCACCCAGCCCCAAggtcagcagctctgtgcctgtgtctgccTGTCCTGTTGCCTGTGCCTTGCTTGGGCTGCTCCTGAGTTCATGGTGATGATCCTACACAGAGTTTCCCCCATTGACCACCCAGGTTACCCCACGTGCATCAAAACAGCGCCGCAGGGCTGCAGTGAAACCCCTGAAGTCAGAGgtaaagaaggaagagaaggaagaggaggctgaTGGGCCAAGGAAGGGACGTGCTCGTGGGAGGAAGAaagtggctgctgctccagccttgcCTGAGGTGCCTGTGAGTGTCAGAAGAAGCCGCCGGACATCTGCTCGCAGGGGCAAAGGTGAGACTGGCAGTCCCTGTGCCTTTGGTACACACCTGGGGGCTGTGAGAGAGCTCCCTTGGGCTCTCCCCTTGAGCAAGGGGGCTGAGGGGTGCcaaaaggcaggagagaagCCAGACACCCCCTTGCCCTCTGactcctcctttccctcttccttctccagGTGCAGCCCCCGCTGTGTGAGTGCCAcctgctgccacctcctgaGGGGCAAGTGAGGGGCCAAGaggggctcaggcagggctggccacAGTCCAGGGCTAGTGCTGGTGCAAATGGAGCTGCTCTGTAGCTGTGCTCCCATTTCTTTGCTACTGCTGCATCCTGCCAGTGTGGGAGGGAGAAGCTGAGTGGTGATGGGGCTTTTTCCTGCTGTCTAGGAAACAGGGCCAGGAGCACACATTGTGCTGGACTCTGacccttccctctgcctcttctctttctggctgctgctccagccactgtTTTTAGCTGACTAATAAAGTATTTTGTGTAGAAATCACTGTGCATGCCTTTTCATGTGAAGGATGAAACCCTCTGTGCCAGCCTCTTCCCCACAGATGCTGGAGCAGACTTCACCTcattccccccaaaaatagTGAATTCAGcctccccagtgccaggagTGAGATCCTGCATGTGCAGCCATTAAAAGAGCAACTCCAAAAAGCAACTCCAACAAGTTAAGAAAACAGGCTCgagatttattttaatctaattctcttaatttttttgtgtgtttcctCTTTGCAAGGGCCATGCAAGGGGCAGAcagggggagaagggaaggagtgGAGTCAGTTTTTACACTCACTGCTAGACAAGGCTATGACACCGTGGAAGCTGTTGCTCTCCAAACCTCTatggctggggcagagcctgtgcagagccacCAGCCTGTCTGCACCTTTGTCCACACTTAAATGAGCTCAGAACTCATTCAAGATCACCTACCCTGGCTGGTGGGCAGCTGTCCTCCTCCCTTGAGGAGTGGGGTTGTTCAATCGCTGCTCTCCAATACTGGGATGTAGGAGAGGGGGacactgcccttccctgcaACTGCTGCCTTGCACAACTCTTGGCTCAGTGTGATTTGAGCTCAGTGTTGGTCCAggtggctgcagcaccagcaagGGGCGAGGTCTGGTGTCAGCAGCTCAGGACCAGGAGCACGGAGAGCACACGGAAGGGTGTGAAGGAAAGCCTCAGGCCCTGTTTCTCCAGCGGCAGGGACCTCGATCCAACCGGCCGTTCCAGGAGGTCACAGCTGGGGAGCAAAGCACAAGGCTGAAGGGACTGATCTCCATGCCcacacacccccagccctgtggcagGGACTCACAGCATGGCCTCCTGAACGGGGAGGGAGGTCTGGAGCCAGGCGGTGACTGTGCTGCCATGGGCCTCGTAGAGCCGAACCaccacagcctcagctctgtCCTCGGCCTGGGGGGAGTTCAGACACATGAGACAGGCACAGCCCCCCAGCAcaagctgctgtgcccagctcagcctgacCACCACTAAGTGTGGCTGAAAGAGCAAGGTCTGCTCAACAACAGCACCATAGgccctctgccctcccctctTCTACCCCAGCACCTGCCTGCTTGACAGTCTCCAGCACGATGGCAGGAGAGCTGACAGAAAAGGCACTCCAGGCTGGgcatggggcacagctggcacagctggctgggaCCACGTGGAGGGGGAAATTCAAGCTGTAGGCTTGTTGAATCACACCAGCCTCCTGGAAGGAACCTGCAGCACAAGAACCTCTCTCTAGCCAGCCTCTCTTTGTGCACAGCCCGAGGCtcactggagcatctcccaccCTGCTGATCCATGGGGACAGATCTGCCTGTCACTCACCCTGGTGAGGCATCACAGCATAGGTGAACTGGTGGAGCCCAATGTCTGCTGTGGAATCAGGGGACTTGGGTGCTCTCAGCCTAAGGCAACATGAGGTTAGTGAGACTGGTGCCATGGCAGCACCCACTGTCACCCAGAGCAGTGTGACAAGACAACAGCTTCCCTTGCTACCTCAAGACTGAGCCCTGCAGTGGAAGCAAACATACAGCAGCAAACAGACCTTGGACAGTCCCAGAAGCTAAAACCTGGGCTGTCATCCTGTGAAAATTGTGACTGACTGAACCAAACTCAAACAGCTTCTTTTAGCTTTGTATGCACCCATAACATAAACAGTcctgtttctttcctctccttaaGTCTCCCTTCCTAAAGCATGCTTTGGTTAGGAACAGAAAAACTACCTGCTACAAACATAAATCCGATGTCTCCTGAATTATCTTTGAGCACAGTTCACAGGAATTAGTTCTAACTGACAAAGGTAATGTAAGTCAGCCAAATTCTCAGAAAACAACCACCCACCATTTCCTTGTTATAACTAAAGTCATTTAGGAGTAGGTGTTGCCTTGACTTCCAAGAGACACTTCAGAAGGCAGAgtaccagcagcagctctcccctcACCCATCCCTAACTCACAGGGAGAGGTTGAGGATGTTCCTGTGGACCGATGCCCCGTATTTGCAGTCGTTCAGCAGAGCTACCCCAAAGCCATGCTCAGAGAGGTCCAGCCACTTGTGAGCCCACACCTGCAGAAGGGTgaacacagggatgtgctcaccACATGGAGCTGGAACAGGGGCAGC comes from the Oenanthe melanoleuca isolate GR-GAL-2019-014 chromosome 10, OMel1.0, whole genome shotgun sequence genome and includes:
- the COMMD4 gene encoding COMM domain-containing protein 4, with amino-acid sequence MRFRFCGDLDCPDWVLAEISTLAKISSVKLKLICAQVLRDLLGEAIEYDKILKLTSDAKLESGDVKATIAVLSFILSSAAKHNVDSESLSSELQQLGLPKEHASGLCRSYEEKQSPLQDRLRACSLRLSQLGSVRWRVDYTLSSSELQEVNEPVVHLTFNVRDREGDKMTAVPVTLSANKFWVLLAELKQAQTLMNTLL
- the NEIL1 gene encoding endonuclease 8-like 1; the encoded protein is MPECPELHLAGRFINGACGALVFAGGVERSPVGRGPEVPFRCEAYSISAIARGKELRLTLSALDPAAGPPPQDLVFRFGMSGSFRLCPAAELPRHAHLRFLTRESPPRALCFVDPRRFGSWRLGDAWQAERGPCVISEYQAFRENVLKNLDDRAFDKPICEALLNQKYFNGIGNYLRAEILYRLKIPPFEKARTVLEALKEQEMRKKDPSLTLSKKVKLKQENPDLLELCHTVPKEVITAELLDPEHTDNYAAFKDWLQCYLVPGMSSLRDRNGRTIWFQGEPGPMAPKGQRPRKTPRKKNPQVKADPEAPSPKVTPRASKQRRRAAVKPLKSEVKKEEKEEEADGPRKGRARGRKKVAAAPALPEVPVSVRRSRRTSARRGKGAAPAV